Proteins co-encoded in one Eremothecium sinecaudum strain ATCC 58844 chromosome VI, complete sequence genomic window:
- the MET28 gene encoding Met28p (Syntenic homolog of Ashbya gossypii AAR010W; Syntenic homolog of Saccharomyces cerevisiae YIR017C (MET28)) produces the protein MQESLETAGGETVSPPQELVNNQLLTIEEYQQRYDDIYSGLVEGMEDDLKVTGRDSDYSIVKDDAMKWAGTELMEDGVLSRQVTSLVANNSDLGSRILSLLLVCTGNSKEIIKHINEKHSHAPAISHGKGRLDEEAHGGTKDDEEEFRRLQEERRRRNTEASARFRIRKKLREQERLSKLKQLHTEISGMYRRIDELTEENQYWKQRLEKLNEKKSAEMLDNIKKRNKRIAEENNADSNQDCNTICAST, from the coding sequence ATGCAAGAATCATTGGAAACCGCAGGTGGTGAGACAGTGTCTCCACCGCAGGAATTAGTTAATAATCAACTGTTAACTATTGAAGAATATCAACAGCGCTACGATGATATATACAGTGGATTGGTAGAAGGAATGGAAGATGACTTAAAAGTTACTGGCAGGGACAGTGATTATAGTATTGTCAAGGATGATGCAATGAAATGGGCAGGTACAGAATTAATGGAGGATGGTGTGCTATCACGCCAGGTCACAAGCTTAGTTGCTAATAATTCAGACTTAGGATCTCGTATTCTATCCTTATTATTAGTATGCACAGGCAATTCTAAGGAGATAATTAAGCACATCAATGAGAAACATAGCCATGCGCCTGCGATTTCACATGGTAAAGGGCGGCTTGATGAGGAAGCACACGGAGGGACTAAGGATGACGAAGAGGAATTCAGGAGGCTACAGGAGGAGCGGAGGCGCCGGAATACGGAGGCGAGCGCTCGTTTTAGGATTCGTAAGAAACTCCGAGAACAGGAGAGGTTATCTAAACTTAAACAGCTGCATACTGAAATTTCAGGGATGTACCGCCGAATTGATGAATTAACGGAGGAGAATCAATATTGGAAGCAGCGTTTAGAAAAGTTGAATGAGAAGAAGTCAGCAGAAATGCTAGATAATATTAAGAAACGTAATAAGCGTATTGCTGAGGAAAATAATGCTGACAGCAACCAGGATTGTAATACAATATGTGCTAGTACGTAA
- a CDS encoding serine/threonine-protein kinase (Syntenic homolog of Ashbya gossypii AAR009W; Syntenic homolog of Saccharomyces cerevisiae YOL016C (CMK2) and YFR014C (CMK1)), which translates to MFSWASKASSSSHKESKKSEPPKRKSLLSESNPIAKLFQKMTAQPDSYTNKQNYIFGKTLGAGSFGVVRQARNMKTNENVAVKILLKRALKGEQLQMLYDELAILRKLKHPNIVKFSDWFESKDKFYIVTQLATGGELFDRILQKGKFTEHDAVKIVVQILSAVSYMHSKNVVHRDLKPENVLYLDPSDDSQLVVSDFGIAKELSSENQVIHRAAGSMGYVAPEVLTTSGHGKPCDVWSLGVITYTLLSGYSPFIAESADGFLEEVTRDENTVVFHAPYWNNISTDAKDFIRSALILDPSERPSADELLKHSWIVAKQPKTDDLLPSIKEGFDSKKLRSAMHIVILNNKIKKLRQTYIAEDGESDTDIEENSSSDSTIQRTAIESIQSALRVLSLKPPHEQTPLDRRLTSELKQQAFAQLVLAAKGNKERVLQYQQSTDGNSDDTGSDPPTSK; encoded by the coding sequence ATGTTTTCTTGGGCATCAAAAGCGTCATCTTCCTCGCATAAAGAAAGTAAGAAATCTGAACCACCTAAACGTAAATCTTTACTATCCGAGAGTAATCCTATTGCCAAGTTATTCCAAAAAATGACTGCACAACCTGATTCCTATACTAATAAGCAGAACTATATCTTTGGCAAGACTCTTGGTGCTGGTTCTTTCGGTGTTGTTCGTCAAGCACGTAATATGAAAACTAATGAGAACGTGGCAGTGAAGATATTGTTGAAGCGTGCGTTAAAGGGTGAACAGTTGCAGATGTTGTACGATGAATTGGCAATATTAAGGAAACTAAAACATCCTAATATTGTCAAGTTTAGCGACTGGTTTGAGTCCAAAGATAAGTTCTATATTGTCACACAACTAGCAACTGGGGGTGAACTATTTGACAGGATCTTACAAAAGGGTAAGTTTACTGAACATGATGCTGTTAAAATTGTAGTGCAGATTTTGAGTGCAGTGAGCTATATGCATTCTAAGAATGTGGTTCACCGTGACTTGAAACCTGAGAATGTTCTCTATTTGGATCCATCAGATGATTCGCAGCTTGTCGTTAGCGACTTCGGTATTGCAAAGGAGCTATCGTCAGAAAACCAGGTGATCCATAGGGCTGCTGGTTCAATGGGTTATGTAGCTCCTGAGGTCCTGACAACGAGCGGACACGGTAAACCCTGCGATGTTTGGTCTCTAGGTGTAATAACGTACACACTGCTCAGTGGCTACTCCCCTTTTATAGCAGAAAGTGCAGATGGTTTCCTAGAGGAGGTGACTCGTGATGAAAACACAGTAGTATTCCACGCCCCTTACTGGAATAACATTTCTACAGATGCTAAAGACTTCATCCGTAGCGCTTTAATTTTGGACCCTAGCGAAAGACCTTCCGCTGATGAGCTTCTAAAGCACAGCTGGATTGTTGCCAAGCAGCCAAAGACTGATGACTTGTTGCCTAGTATCAAAGAAGGCTTTGACTCCAAGAAACTACGCTCTGCTATGCACATTGTTATACTAAAcaacaaaatcaagaagCTAAGGCAAACTTACATCGCAGAGGACGGAGAGAGTGACACAGATATCGAGGAGAATAGTAGTTCCGACAGCACTATCCAGCGCACGGCCATAGAGTCCATCCAAAGCGCTCTCCGCGTCCTTTCCTTAAAACCACCTCATGAGCAAACTCCACTGGATAGAAGGTTAACTTCTGAATTAAAACAACAGGCGTTCGCACAGCTAGTACTAGCCGCTAAAGGGAACAAAGAAAGAGTTCTTCAATACCAGCAGTCCACAGACGGCAATTCAGATGATACTGGCTCCGATCCTCCTACTAGCAAGTAG
- a CDS encoding uncharacterized protein (Syntenic homolog of Ashbya gossypii AAR011C; Syntenic homolog of Saccharomyces cerevisiae YOL036W and YIR016W) encodes MSNVLQDIKEEEVAEYVQGMSEGVEQKKRSPAAIGGTSQPLTSTFGGSLVHGTGLQEQEERLPVEEMSDGQHELDLDLKLEKVVSQDSVKRHADVLLSQPLSEEESSVIHRSGEEVLLPPLPDINANVGSVFVPEAEEPEENIEELHQGLGLGSTTGGLLRINTDTLIDGTHLVEPMPLHSRAFADSEPPSMIAAESLAADPDTSFDLSKALEIPNHDHNNGNVSTVLPNGELENSSNLGSSHPISPLVSVPMTTLKRKISFTFNSNSNSGGENATLSPPLTHSQPQPQDTQLPQRSSKSISSNSRSDSFSGGRTSRSSSNAAHTVLLPSYNATLDKSAEPHHFSISQELPRSPARKISNGSHNSALSVLNGNINGNGNINHNNNSSGNSSGSHSSSSSGNVLGNNSHNSMGTFTSAGVTTSAEESFFKPHCWLFTNKRSKIGISGNYHGDLSNDFSTVMSSSLSNKKTPLLARASSVILRKTSFVKENNTNPSSASSPPPLGRLNDFRSLSEYTASDKLPRKSPLARSKLSRKSSLSPHPAITPFESTDLTSVSTRTSSAGSLLSPVSSFTAPSFGSKVRRGFSRIISGGYSKRVPSRRTASEVKQTTQYPFLEACADNNDQNSFENGNSNGSPNSQGHEHRLSIDSTSISQTSLYRTKSDRFVGGNGNSNKGQPFIPKRQNTQATLGSVLSPTQYRQRSYSSIKNSMQSTSSDDIQITVDVEEIMNRLPTITITEDFGAKNTTPVQTQSNIWCDRAYEARGESANTTEKMSLQEYVAILINQQMIEDERFSLLEKSFAKGGWCSRDDLLNLRRKRVLINKKWAERISYYQGKMEAS; translated from the coding sequence ATGAGTAACGTTCTTCAGGACATTAAGGAGGAGGAAGTCGCGGAATATGTTCAAGGGATGAGCGAGGGGGTTGAACAGAAGAAACGATCGCCTGCGGCGATCGGTGGGACTTCTCAGCCACTTACATCAACGTTTGGAGGAAGTTTAGTTCACGGAACAGGGTTAcaagagcaagaagaaaGACTACCAGTTGAAGAAATGAGTGATGGACAGCATGAGCTTGATTTAGACTTGAAGCTGGAAAAGGTAGTCTCTCAAGATTCGGTGAAGCGGCATGCTGACGTTTTGTTGTCGCAGCCACTGAGCGAGGAAGAATCCAGCGTAATACATAGAAGCGGGGAGGAGGTACTGTTACCTCCACTTCCTGATATCAACGCTAATGTCGGGTCAGTCTTTGTGCCCGAAGCCGAAGAGCCGGAGGAGAATATCGAAGAACTTCATCAGGGTTTGGGTCTTGGCAGTACGACTGGAGGCCTTCTACGCATTAATACCGATACCCTTATAGATGGAACGCATCTTGTGGAGCCTATGCCGCTACATTCGAGGGCGTTTGCAGATTCAGAGCCACCATCGATGATAGCAGCAGAGTCGCTGGCAGCTGATCCGGATACTTCTTTTGATCTTTCAAAGGCGCTCGAGATTCCTAACCACGACCATAACAATGGAAATGTATCAACAGTGCTGCCTAATGGAGAGCTGGAGAACTCTTCAAATTTAGGTTCCTCGCATCCGATTTCACCTCTCGTTTCAGTACCAATGACTACGCTGAAACGTAAAATATCGTTCACTTTCAACAGCAACTCAAACTCTGGGGGAGAAAATGCAACTTTATCACCTCCATTGACACATTCACAACCGCAGCCACAGGACACGCAGTTACCGCAGAGAAGTTCCAAATCAATATCCAGCAACAGCCGGTCCGATTCATTTTCCGGTGGTCGAACTAGTAGGAGTAGCTCTAATGCAGCGCATACAGTGCTATTACCATCTTACAATGCTACTCTGGATAAGTCTGCCGAACCGCACCATTTTAGTATTTCACAGGAGCTTCCAAGAAGCCCGGCAAGAAAAATTAGTAATGGAAGCCATAATAGTGCATTGTCTGTTCTGAATGGAAATATTAACGGCAATGGAAATATCAACCATAATAACAATTCTAGTGGTAACAGCAGTGGGAGCCATAGCAGCAGTAGTAGTGGTAATGTATTAGGGAATAACAGTCATAATAGCATGGGAACATTTACAAGCGCGGGCGTAACTACCTCGGCAGAGGAATCCTTTTTCAAACCCCACTGTTGGCTTTTTACAAACAAGAGAAGTAAAATTGGTATATCAGGGAATTATCACGGAGACCTGTCAAATGACTTCTCGACAGTCATGTCATCCTCGCTATCAAACAAAAAGACACCGCTTTTAGCTCGTGCTTCTAGCGTGATCCTACGAAAAACGTCTTTTGTTAAAGAAAATAACACTAACCCGTCTTCTGCATCCAGCCCACCGCCCCTAGGACGACTAAACGATTTCAGATCGTTGAGCGAATACACAGCGTCTGATAAACTTCCGCGGAAATCACCATTAGCCCGTAGTAAACTCTCTAGAAAGTCCTCATTGTCCCCTCATCCAGCTATCACGCCTTTTGAAAGCACTGATCTGACATCAGTGTCCACAAGGACATCTTCTGCTGGTTCTCTCCTTTCTCCTGTTAGTTCATTTACTGCCCCATCATTTGGTAGTAAAGTAAGAAGAGGCTTTTCGAGGATAATAAGCGGTGGATATTCAAAACGTGTACCTTCTAGACGGACAGCATCAGAAGTGAAGCAAACAACACAATACCCATTTCTGGAAGCGTGTGCGGACAATAACGATCAGAACTCTTTCGAGAATGGTAACTCTAATGGGTCACCTAACTCACAAGGTCATGAGCATAGACTTTCAATTGACAGCACGTCGATATCTCAGACTTCACTTTACCGTACAAAATCTGATCGCTTCGTTGGTGGTAATGGAAATAGTAACAAAGGTCAACCTTTTATTCCTAAAAGGCAAAATACCCAGGCGACTCTAGGATCTGTTCTATCACCAACTCAGTACCGTCAGAGAAGCTACAGCAGCATCAAAAACAGCATGCAGTCTACATCCTCAGATGACATTCAAATCACGGTAGATGTTGAGGAAATTATGAACAGGTTACCAACAATAACTATCACCGAAGATTTTGGCGCCAAAAATACAACTCCAGTTCAGACGCAGTCGAACATCTGGTGCGATAGGGCCTACGAAGCACGTGGTGAAAGCGCGAACACAACAGAGAAGATGTCACTGCAGGAATATGTCGCTATCCTAATCAACCAGCAAATGATTGAAGACGAAAGGTTCTCACTCTTGGAGAAATCATTTGCCAAGGGCGGCTGGTGTTCCCGGGATGATTTGCTAAACCTTAGACGCAAACGGGTCCTTATTAATAAGAAATGGGCGGAGAGGATTTCGTATTACCAGGGCAAAATGGAGGCTTCATAG